One part of the Phytoactinopolyspora mesophila genome encodes these proteins:
- a CDS encoding sugar phosphate isomerase/epimerase family protein: MSTPLAVQLYSVRDHITKDRDRVLSRLAETGYGAVEPFAPRDDPSGFRTVADDLGLQVCATHASELVRGADASEVFDAVSTLGTSLVIVPGGIPKEEFTTGDGLKRVADVLNDLSERAAAHGLELGYHNHEHELESMFDGRHALDVLADLLTPDIFLEIDTYWAAVGGADVPALLQRHGDRVRLLHVKDGPVVRDEPNVAVGEGRIPVGEYLAAAPHAWRVVEFDKCETDVLDALERSLTYLATLD; the protein is encoded by the coding sequence ATGTCCACGCCGTTGGCGGTCCAGCTCTACTCGGTACGTGACCACATCACCAAGGACAGGGATCGGGTGCTGAGCCGCTTGGCCGAGACAGGTTACGGCGCGGTCGAGCCGTTCGCCCCGAGAGATGACCCGTCGGGGTTCCGCACCGTAGCCGACGATCTCGGATTGCAGGTGTGTGCAACGCATGCTTCAGAGTTGGTGCGGGGTGCGGACGCTTCCGAGGTGTTCGACGCGGTGAGCACTCTCGGCACGTCGTTGGTCATCGTTCCCGGTGGCATCCCCAAGGAGGAGTTCACCACGGGCGACGGCCTGAAGCGGGTGGCCGACGTTCTCAACGACCTCTCCGAACGTGCTGCCGCCCACGGGCTGGAGCTCGGTTACCACAATCACGAACACGAGCTGGAGTCCATGTTCGACGGCCGGCATGCGCTCGACGTGCTCGCCGACCTGCTGACACCTGACATCTTCCTCGAGATCGACACGTACTGGGCCGCCGTCGGCGGAGCCGATGTCCCGGCTCTGCTCCAGCGGCACGGGGACCGGGTACGCCTGCTGCATGTGAAAGACGGGCCGGTGGTCCGTGACGAGCCGAACGTCGCCGTCGGCGAAGGAAGGATCCCGGTCGGGGAGTACCTGGCGGCGGCGCCGCACGCATGGCGGGTGGTTGAGTTCGACAAATGCGAGACGGACGTGCTCGACGCGCTCGAGCGGAGCCTGACCTATCTAGCCACGCTCGACTAG
- a CDS encoding ABC transporter permease subunit, translating to MSADTVSGKIASGRAAGQRGRYGDLRIALAFLIPSATGFVVFYLWPTLRGFYLSLTDSTLLGEASFIGFDNFERLANDPLFWNSLRVTMLYVVINIGVQTVVALGMAVLLHRLTTSVAIRGLVLLPYLVANVIVALVWFWVLDYQLGIVNQLIDWLGLGRIPFFGSENWAIPTIALINVWRHMGYTALLIFAGLQMIPKYVYEASAIDGASEWRTFWSVTLPLLRPIMALVLVLTVIGSFQIFDTVAVTTSGGPVNATRVIYFYIFELAFERFDFGYAAAMSVVLFLILGGVAIAQLKMLRAGESDLS from the coding sequence GTGAGCGCGGACACGGTCTCCGGGAAGATCGCGAGCGGGCGAGCGGCTGGGCAGAGGGGGCGTTACGGCGACCTGCGAATCGCCCTCGCTTTCCTGATCCCCTCGGCCACCGGGTTCGTCGTGTTCTATCTGTGGCCGACCCTGCGGGGCTTCTACCTCAGCTTGACCGACTCCACGCTGCTGGGTGAGGCCTCGTTCATCGGCTTCGACAATTTCGAGCGGCTGGCCAACGATCCGCTGTTCTGGAACTCGCTGCGGGTCACCATGCTCTACGTCGTCATCAACATCGGCGTGCAGACCGTGGTCGCCCTGGGTATGGCAGTCCTGCTGCACCGGCTGACCACGTCGGTCGCCATCCGCGGGCTCGTCCTGCTGCCGTACTTGGTGGCCAACGTCATCGTCGCGCTGGTCTGGTTCTGGGTGCTCGACTACCAACTGGGCATCGTCAACCAGCTGATCGACTGGTTGGGTTTGGGGCGTATCCCGTTCTTCGGCAGCGAGAACTGGGCGATTCCCACGATCGCGCTGATCAACGTGTGGCGGCACATGGGGTACACCGCGCTGTTGATCTTCGCAGGGCTGCAGATGATTCCCAAGTATGTCTACGAGGCGTCGGCCATCGACGGCGCGTCGGAGTGGCGGACGTTCTGGTCGGTCACACTGCCACTGCTGCGTCCGATCATGGCCCTGGTGCTCGTGTTGACCGTCATCGGTTCGTTCCAGATCTTCGACACGGTGGCCGTGACCACGTCGGGCGGGCCGGTCAACGCTACCCGGGTCATCTACTTCTACATCTTCGAGCTGGCCTTCGAGCGCTTCGACTTCGGCTACGCCGCCGCGATGTCCGTCGTCCTGTTCCTGATCCTCGGCGGCGTCGCCATCGCGCAGCTGAAGATGCTGCGCGCCGGCGAATCCGACCTGTCATGA
- a CDS encoding alpha-galactosidase, whose amino-acid sequence MTLDENAELIHCRAGGTSLLLSCLEHRLPHVVYWGGDLGELSPAELSAVALARRPQQVYNTVDVDVPVGLLPEPAYGWMGTPGLAGHRDGAAFSALFTVESVERDRYPNSSDMARGVTVDAVDTAARLRLKLEIGITAAGLVRMRASVQNSGDDVYVVDALTLALPVPASATEILDMTGRHLRERSPQRSRFTTGTYLRENRRGRTGLDATLLLAAGEQGFGFRSGEVWAMHVAWSGNHRVLAERTPGGDAVLAGGELLLPGEVRLGPGQWYTAPWIYGSHGTGLDELSSRFHRHLRQLPGHARAPRPVTLNTWEAVYFDHDLDRLTELADRAAEVGVERFVLDDGWFRGRRDDRAGLGDWYVDADVWPDGLRPLIDHVTKLDMQFGLWVEPEMVNPDSDLARSHPEWIMAAADRLPPEARHQQVLNLGDPGAYAYILERLDALLSEYPIGYLKWDHNRDLVDAGHRPDGAPAVHQQTLATYRLIDELKARYPGLEIETCSSGGGRVDLGILERTDRIWASDCNDALERQQIQRWTALLVPPDMIGAHVGATVAHTTGRRHPLGFRAGTALFGHFGIEWDLTAAAPEELRELADWVDLYKRIRELLHSGDVVRDDHFDPAVLVHGVVATDRSRAIYALAQLATSEQAPTGLVRLPGLDPAARYRIAPLPPGDRIDGPTRSPLPWWENGAVIPGLVASRAGVQAPTLYPERLALIEAVRVDPLDGHLVEGR is encoded by the coding sequence ATGACCCTTGACGAAAACGCCGAGCTGATCCACTGCCGGGCGGGCGGTACGAGCCTGCTGCTGTCGTGCCTGGAGCATCGGCTGCCGCATGTCGTGTACTGGGGAGGCGACCTGGGTGAGCTCAGTCCGGCAGAGCTGTCCGCGGTGGCGCTCGCCAGACGGCCGCAGCAGGTGTACAACACGGTGGACGTCGACGTCCCCGTGGGGCTACTTCCCGAACCGGCCTACGGGTGGATGGGAACGCCGGGGCTCGCTGGCCACCGTGACGGCGCGGCCTTTTCGGCGCTCTTCACCGTGGAGTCCGTCGAGAGGGACCGCTACCCGAACAGTTCTGACATGGCTCGCGGTGTGACCGTCGACGCGGTCGACACCGCAGCCCGCCTCCGGTTGAAACTGGAGATCGGCATCACCGCGGCCGGCCTGGTCCGAATGCGGGCGAGCGTACAGAACTCGGGTGACGACGTATATGTGGTCGACGCGTTGACACTGGCGCTTCCGGTTCCGGCGTCGGCGACTGAGATTCTCGACATGACCGGCCGCCACCTGCGAGAACGTAGTCCGCAGCGGTCGCGGTTCACGACGGGAACCTACCTGCGGGAGAACCGTCGCGGCCGCACCGGACTCGACGCGACGCTTCTGCTGGCTGCCGGCGAGCAGGGCTTCGGGTTCCGTTCGGGCGAGGTCTGGGCGATGCACGTCGCGTGGAGTGGAAACCACCGGGTGCTGGCCGAGCGCACTCCGGGCGGCGACGCCGTGCTGGCAGGGGGCGAGTTGCTCCTTCCCGGCGAGGTCCGGCTCGGGCCGGGGCAGTGGTACACCGCACCGTGGATCTATGGCTCGCACGGCACTGGGCTGGACGAGCTGTCGAGCCGATTCCATCGGCACCTGCGTCAACTGCCTGGGCATGCGCGCGCGCCGAGGCCGGTCACGTTGAACACTTGGGAGGCGGTCTACTTCGATCACGACCTGGACCGGCTGACCGAGCTTGCGGATCGGGCTGCCGAGGTCGGGGTGGAACGTTTCGTGCTCGACGACGGTTGGTTCCGCGGCCGTCGCGATGACCGTGCCGGCCTCGGCGACTGGTACGTGGACGCCGACGTCTGGCCCGACGGGTTGCGCCCGCTGATCGACCACGTCACCAAGCTGGACATGCAGTTCGGCCTGTGGGTCGAGCCGGAGATGGTCAACCCGGACTCAGACCTGGCACGGTCCCACCCGGAGTGGATCATGGCGGCCGCGGACCGGCTGCCTCCCGAAGCCAGGCACCAGCAGGTGCTCAACCTCGGCGATCCAGGTGCGTACGCCTACATTCTGGAGCGGTTGGATGCGCTACTCAGCGAGTATCCCATCGGATACCTCAAGTGGGATCACAATCGGGATCTTGTGGACGCCGGCCACCGGCCCGACGGTGCTCCCGCGGTGCATCAGCAGACGCTCGCCACCTACCGGTTGATCGACGAACTCAAAGCCCGGTACCCGGGGCTCGAGATCGAGACGTGCTCCTCCGGTGGCGGCCGGGTTGATCTCGGCATCCTCGAGCGAACCGATCGGATCTGGGCGTCGGACTGTAACGACGCACTCGAGCGGCAGCAGATCCAGCGCTGGACCGCACTGCTGGTGCCCCCAGACATGATCGGGGCACACGTGGGCGCCACGGTGGCGCACACCACCGGCCGCCGGCACCCCTTGGGATTCCGGGCCGGGACCGCACTGTTCGGCCACTTCGGCATCGAGTGGGATCTGACCGCGGCCGCCCCGGAGGAACTGCGTGAACTGGCGGACTGGGTGGATCTGTACAAGCGGATCCGGGAGCTGCTCCATAGCGGCGACGTGGTGCGAGATGACCATTTCGACCCAGCGGTCCTGGTACACGGCGTGGTGGCCACCGACCGCTCCAGAGCGATCTATGCGCTGGCGCAGCTCGCCACGAGTGAGCAGGCACCCACGGGGCTTGTCCGGTTACCCGGGTTGGATCCGGCCGCGCGTTACCGGATCGCACCGCTTCCACCGGGCGATCGCATCGACGGCCCGACCCGTTCGCCGCTTCCGTGGTGGGAGAACGGTGCCGTGATACCCGGCCTGGTCGCCTCCCGCGCCGGGGTGCAGGCGCCGACGCTGTACCCCGAACGGCTCGCCTTGATCGAGGCGGTCCGGGTCGATCCTCTCGACGGTCACCTCGTTGAGGGGAGGTGA
- a CDS encoding teichoic acid biosynthesis protein C, whose amino-acid sequence MTNRPHADYSNDGASDAECQLPAPSGQGPMSRRRLFRIGGAAAAAVSGIAFGATAAPAGATAAPASAVRGQPPVSSWFDLDEPGSPLFVNQRLRDFRTIMQSFAVDSVGGHVYVVQVTQAGTSLPGDEPGDEEYARRAARGDLTMTKLDMAGNKLGHMYLKRFGHGVAIGVERSGDSVHLWTEIDAVTEGANGWGTRLVRFPFEDGGVIDADVTPGLQRRELLPGVDRTTVNVDPAYNTLVMRYRRDGGFRYALFRLSHVRQARPSYTPIADVAQPDELIGTVFQGFASFGQYLYLLDGQIYSDSNPPEEKGNVHLTRVNWHTGETEQRVHTIDGHELHRREPEGMGVWLDEPGDLGSARLGFAFGTSLSADPAEDRLCTIFYKDSPRR is encoded by the coding sequence ATGACCAACCGCCCGCATGCCGACTACTCGAACGACGGCGCCTCGGATGCTGAGTGTCAGCTGCCCGCCCCGTCGGGACAAGGACCAATGAGCCGTCGCCGTCTGTTCCGCATCGGAGGTGCTGCCGCGGCCGCCGTGTCCGGGATCGCGTTCGGAGCAACGGCGGCGCCCGCGGGGGCGACGGCTGCGCCCGCATCGGCCGTCCGAGGCCAGCCGCCGGTATCCAGCTGGTTCGATCTCGACGAGCCGGGCAGCCCGCTCTTCGTCAACCAGCGGCTGCGGGATTTCCGGACGATCATGCAGTCGTTCGCGGTCGACAGTGTTGGTGGGCACGTCTATGTCGTACAGGTCACCCAGGCGGGCACGTCGTTGCCGGGCGACGAACCCGGTGACGAGGAATACGCGCGCCGCGCTGCTCGTGGCGACCTCACGATGACCAAACTCGACATGGCCGGCAACAAACTCGGGCACATGTATCTGAAGCGGTTCGGCCACGGTGTTGCCATCGGCGTCGAACGCAGCGGCGACTCGGTGCATTTGTGGACCGAGATCGACGCCGTCACCGAGGGAGCCAACGGCTGGGGAACACGGCTGGTCCGTTTCCCGTTCGAAGACGGCGGGGTGATCGACGCCGACGTGACTCCGGGCCTGCAGCGGCGGGAGTTGTTGCCGGGGGTCGATCGCACGACGGTGAACGTCGACCCCGCCTACAACACTCTGGTGATGCGTTACCGGCGAGACGGCGGATTCCGCTATGCGCTGTTCCGGCTCAGCCATGTCCGGCAGGCTCGGCCGTCGTATACACCGATTGCCGATGTCGCGCAGCCGGATGAGCTGATCGGCACCGTCTTCCAGGGATTCGCCAGCTTCGGACAGTACCTGTACTTGCTGGACGGGCAGATCTACAGCGACTCGAACCCGCCGGAGGAGAAGGGCAACGTGCACCTGACCCGGGTCAACTGGCACACCGGCGAGACGGAGCAGCGGGTGCACACGATCGACGGTCACGAGCTGCACCGGCGGGAGCCAGAGGGGATGGGTGTGTGGCTGGACGAACCCGGTGATCTGGGCTCCGCCCGGCTCGGTTTCGCCTTCGGCACCAGCCTGAGCGCTGACCCTGCCGAGGACCGGTTGTGCACCATCTTCTACAAGGATTCTCCGCGCCGTTGA
- a CDS encoding TIGR03619 family F420-dependent LLM class oxidoreductase, giving the protein MVKIGLSLPTAGPDASSDAITTVAEAADRIGLDSLWSFERLLSPVGEVDMFGRKGPMPEIYHTVYSPLETLAYVAGRTSRVRLGTSVIVALLHNPVALARSMATLDQLSGGRLIAGLGQGWMPQEFDAAGVDMARQGAGFGEFIEAMRAVWGPDPVSFDGKFYSITPSKVNPKPAQPGGPPIIVGASTPASIRRTARTKLGLNPLWFGWESLESSIGAFHTAARDAGIDPAELPVVVRVNQPLSAAPAEGDATPVGSPDQVAEILPRLKKLGVTEIFWPLGSDIDQGLGLMERLVDQTR; this is encoded by the coding sequence ATGGTGAAAATCGGCCTGTCCCTTCCAACCGCCGGCCCGGACGCGTCGTCCGACGCGATCACCACGGTCGCCGAAGCCGCGGATCGTATCGGCCTCGACTCGCTCTGGTCGTTCGAACGGCTGCTCAGTCCCGTGGGCGAAGTCGACATGTTCGGGCGGAAGGGCCCGATGCCCGAGATCTACCACACTGTGTATTCGCCGCTGGAGACCCTGGCCTACGTGGCAGGCCGAACCAGCCGCGTGCGGCTGGGCACCAGTGTCATAGTCGCGCTCCTGCACAACCCGGTGGCTCTCGCCCGGAGTATGGCTACGCTCGACCAACTAAGCGGCGGCCGGCTCATCGCGGGCCTCGGCCAAGGATGGATGCCGCAGGAGTTCGACGCAGCCGGCGTGGACATGGCCCGGCAAGGCGCGGGCTTCGGTGAATTCATCGAGGCCATGCGCGCCGTCTGGGGCCCGGATCCCGTCAGTTTCGACGGCAAGTTCTACTCGATCACCCCGTCCAAAGTGAATCCCAAACCCGCGCAACCCGGCGGTCCCCCGATCATCGTCGGCGCCTCTACGCCAGCCTCGATTCGGCGCACCGCCCGGACGAAGCTGGGCTTGAATCCCCTCTGGTTCGGCTGGGAGAGCCTCGAAAGCTCCATCGGCGCCTTCCACACCGCCGCCCGCGATGCCGGCATCGATCCCGCGGAACTGCCGGTCGTCGTACGGGTCAACCAGCCGCTCAGCGCCGCGCCGGCCGAAGGCGACGCCACTCCTGTCGGCTCCCCGGATCAGGTCGCCGAGATCCTGCCCAGGCTGAAGAAACTCGGTGTCACCGAGATCTTCTGGCCGCTCGGCAGCGACATCGATCAGGGGCTGGGACTCATGGAGCGGCTGGTCGATCAGACCCGCTGA
- a CDS encoding Gfo/Idh/MocA family protein, translated as MISGIGSGPVGVAIVGSGVISKDYLKNLTQCPDVVVVGVADLDVARAAGVAAEFGVPHAGDTASILARDDVEIVVNLTIPAAHGEVARAALAAGKHVFGEKPLVTEVEDGEKLVAEAAEQGLRIGCAPDTVLGAGIQSAVRAVGSGVIGTPVAATTAMQTAGPDLWHPSPEFLFQRGAGPLFDMGPYYLTALVSLFGSARRVAATARQARAERVVATGPKAGTRFAVEVPTHVNALIEFTSGPSASSTFSFDTTARRMLVEIAGTEGTLSVPNPGSFDGALKVFEPGADEWRDLPVAGTTLGRGTGVVEMARAIRAGRPHRASGDLALHVLEMMTAMTSSAESGEFVTLRSDVARPEPLSADWDPREATLY; from the coding sequence ATGATCAGCGGGATAGGCAGCGGGCCAGTTGGTGTGGCGATCGTCGGATCGGGCGTGATCAGCAAGGATTACCTGAAGAATCTCACGCAATGTCCGGATGTGGTGGTCGTCGGCGTGGCCGATCTGGACGTGGCCCGAGCCGCCGGCGTCGCGGCAGAGTTCGGCGTGCCGCATGCCGGAGACACTGCGTCTATTCTGGCCCGCGACGACGTGGAGATCGTCGTCAACCTGACCATACCGGCAGCACATGGCGAGGTCGCACGGGCAGCATTGGCTGCTGGGAAGCATGTGTTCGGGGAGAAGCCCCTGGTCACAGAGGTTGAAGACGGCGAAAAGCTGGTCGCCGAAGCAGCTGAACAAGGACTGCGGATAGGGTGCGCGCCGGATACCGTCCTGGGTGCCGGAATCCAGTCGGCGGTTCGGGCCGTGGGCAGTGGCGTGATCGGGACGCCTGTGGCAGCGACCACCGCGATGCAAACGGCCGGACCCGACCTCTGGCACCCTAGCCCCGAGTTCCTGTTCCAGCGGGGCGCCGGCCCGCTGTTCGACATGGGGCCGTATTACCTGACCGCGCTGGTTTCGCTGTTCGGCTCCGCCCGCCGGGTCGCGGCCACCGCGCGCCAAGCCCGGGCCGAACGGGTGGTGGCTACCGGACCCAAAGCCGGTACGCGTTTTGCCGTCGAGGTGCCCACCCACGTCAACGCTTTGATCGAGTTCACGAGTGGACCCAGTGCGTCTTCGACGTTCAGCTTCGACACCACGGCACGCCGGATGCTGGTCGAGATCGCGGGCACAGAAGGCACTCTGAGCGTGCCGAACCCGGGATCCTTCGACGGGGCGCTCAAGGTCTTCGAACCCGGCGCCGACGAGTGGCGTGACCTGCCGGTAGCAGGAACCACTCTCGGGCGGGGAACCGGCGTGGTCGAGATGGCGAGGGCCATCCGGGCCGGCCGGCCGCACCGGGCATCGGGAGATTTGGCCCTGCATGTGCTCGAGATGATGACGGCCATGACGTCGTCGGCCGAGAGCGGCGAATTCGTGACGCTTCGCTCGGACGTGGCACGACCGGAACCGCTGTCCGCGGATTGGGACCCACGAGAGGCCACGCTCTACTGA
- a CDS encoding carbohydrate ABC transporter permease — protein MTVLTGTDRATRANDAEPVTRRQINWGRVAAWTALVVLLIVTIFPFYWMLRTSLSNNRSLAAEAGSFLPADFTLGAFRRVLGLATTQEALAEGGSGASVNFWLYLRNSIIVATVVTVGQVFFCAMAAYSFARLRWPGRDRVFFVFLTALMVPPIFTTLPNFILIRDLGLLNTFAGIVLPTLLMTPFAIFFLRQFFLGLSREIEEAAMIDGAGHVRIFFRLIIPMSSAPITTLAILTYINAWNDYMWPLLVGQDESVRVLTVALGVFRSQTPQGSPDWAGLMAATLIAALPIVVLFAVLGRRVVNSIGFSAGK, from the coding sequence ATGACCGTGCTGACCGGCACCGACCGCGCGACGCGTGCCAACGACGCCGAGCCGGTAACCCGACGCCAGATCAACTGGGGGAGGGTCGCGGCCTGGACCGCGCTCGTCGTCCTGCTGATCGTGACGATCTTCCCCTTCTACTGGATGTTGCGCACGTCGCTGTCCAACAACCGCTCGCTGGCCGCGGAGGCCGGCTCGTTCCTGCCCGCCGACTTCACGCTCGGCGCCTTCCGGCGGGTGCTCGGCCTGGCGACGACCCAGGAGGCGCTCGCCGAAGGCGGCTCCGGCGCCAGCGTGAACTTCTGGCTGTACCTGCGCAACTCGATCATCGTCGCCACGGTGGTCACGGTGGGCCAGGTGTTCTTCTGCGCGATGGCGGCATACTCCTTCGCGCGGCTGCGCTGGCCCGGCCGGGACCGCGTGTTCTTCGTCTTCCTCACCGCGTTGATGGTGCCGCCGATCTTCACGACCCTGCCGAACTTCATCCTCATTCGCGATCTCGGCCTGCTGAACACGTTCGCCGGGATCGTGCTGCCCACCTTGCTCATGACGCCGTTCGCCATCTTCTTCCTCCGGCAGTTCTTTCTTGGTCTGAGCCGGGAGATCGAGGAAGCCGCGATGATCGACGGCGCGGGGCATGTCCGTATCTTCTTCCGGCTCATCATCCCGATGTCGTCGGCGCCGATCACGACGCTGGCGATCCTCACCTATATCAACGCCTGGAACGACTACATGTGGCCGTTGCTGGTCGGTCAGGACGAGAGCGTCCGTGTCCTGACCGTCGCCTTGGGTGTGTTCCGTTCCCAGACCCCGCAAGGCAGCCCGGACTGGGCCGGGCTGATGGCGGCCACGTTGATCGCGGCCTTGCCCATCGTCGTCCTGTTCGCGGTGCTGGGGCGCCGAGTGGTCAACTCCATCGGTTTCTCCGCAGGCAAGTGA
- a CDS encoding sugar phosphate isomerase/epimerase family protein, producing the protein MSRPITLFTGQWADLPFEEVARLASEWGYDGLEIACWGDHMDVWQAVEDDSYVRSRLDILEKYGLKVWAISNHLKGQAVCDDPIDIRHRGILPDRIWGDGEAEGVRRRAAEEMKHTARAAAKLGVDTVVGFTGSAIWKYVAMFPPVSQEVIDAGYQDFADRWNPILDVFDEVGVRFAHEVHPSEIAYDYWSTVRTLEAIGHREAFGLNWDPSHMVWQDIDPVGFLWDFRDRIYHVDCKDTKLQVGNGRNGRLGSHLAWADPRRGWDFVSTGHGDVPWEQAFRMLNSIGYDGPISIEWEDAGMDRLRGAAEAIQYIRAQLFDAPTDAFDAAFSSDS; encoded by the coding sequence ATGAGCCGACCGATCACTCTGTTCACTGGGCAGTGGGCAGATTTGCCGTTCGAGGAGGTGGCCCGGCTGGCGTCGGAGTGGGGGTACGACGGGTTGGAGATCGCCTGCTGGGGTGACCATATGGATGTGTGGCAGGCGGTGGAGGACGATTCCTATGTCCGCTCGCGCCTGGACATCCTGGAGAAGTATGGGTTGAAGGTCTGGGCCATCTCGAATCATCTCAAGGGTCAGGCGGTGTGTGACGACCCGATCGATATCCGGCACCGTGGCATTCTTCCGGACCGGATCTGGGGCGACGGCGAGGCTGAGGGGGTGCGGCGGCGGGCGGCTGAGGAGATGAAGCACACGGCCCGGGCGGCGGCGAAACTCGGGGTGGACACGGTGGTGGGGTTCACCGGGTCGGCGATCTGGAAGTATGTGGCGATGTTCCCGCCGGTGTCGCAGGAGGTGATTGATGCTGGTTATCAGGATTTCGCTGATCGGTGGAATCCGATCCTGGATGTCTTCGATGAGGTGGGGGTGCGGTTTGCCCACGAGGTGCATCCGTCGGAGATCGCTTACGACTACTGGTCTACGGTGCGCACGCTGGAGGCGATCGGGCACCGGGAGGCTTTCGGGCTGAACTGGGATCCCAGTCACATGGTGTGGCAGGACATCGACCCGGTCGGGTTCTTGTGGGATTTCCGGGACCGGATCTACCACGTGGATTGCAAGGACACCAAGCTCCAGGTCGGCAACGGCCGCAACGGTCGCCTCGGGTCGCACCTGGCCTGGGCGGACCCGCGGCGGGGCTGGGACTTCGTCTCCACCGGGCACGGCGACGTCCCGTGGGAACAGGCATTCCGGATGCTGAACTCGATTGGCTACGACGGCCCGATCTCCATCGAGTGGGAAGACGCGGGCATGGATCGGCTCCGCGGTGCGGCCGAAGCCATTCAGTACATCCGTGCACAGCTGTTCGACGCACCGACCGATGCTTTCGACGCCGCGTTCTCCTCCGACTCCTGA
- a CDS encoding ROK family transcriptional regulator: MRAARPLWNGLTDPARSVALEVLYHGPLSRAELARRLSLSAGSLTRLSKPLLDMGVLTEIGTHAENRIGRPAVLLDVVPSSRHFIGIKLTGDEAHAVLTTLRAEVVASDTAVLTSHRPEDVVATAQRLVDDLAGQVGGVAALGVSLGGSSADNAIVTTAPYLEWSDVPLAQLLTDRTGLPVVIENDVVAVTEAEHWFGAGRQCERFAVITIGVGIGYGLVVHDRLVLSPDMGIGLVGHLPLDPMGPLCPSGHRGCSYAMLSIGAICSSVSVAHKRQLSYDECLDLAESGDPAARRVVDDAGSALGEMVALVGNLTMPHKVIIAGDGVRLAHVAHVAIQRRIEQQRDPQASPIEIDVREFGFLEWARGAAVIAIQKYVLDELSQ, from the coding sequence ATGAGAGCGGCGCGGCCGTTGTGGAACGGGCTCACGGATCCAGCCCGGTCGGTGGCACTGGAGGTCCTGTACCACGGACCCTTGTCACGCGCAGAGCTCGCCCGGCGGCTTTCCCTGTCGGCCGGGAGCCTCACCAGGTTGTCCAAACCGCTACTTGACATGGGCGTGCTGACCGAGATCGGCACACACGCCGAGAACCGCATCGGGCGCCCCGCCGTGTTGCTCGATGTCGTGCCGTCCTCACGTCACTTCATCGGCATCAAGTTGACCGGCGACGAGGCCCACGCCGTGCTCACCACGCTGCGGGCCGAAGTGGTCGCCAGTGACACAGCGGTGCTCACCAGCCACCGGCCGGAGGACGTCGTCGCGACGGCCCAGCGACTCGTCGATGATCTGGCAGGTCAAGTGGGTGGCGTCGCCGCGCTCGGCGTGAGTCTCGGGGGCAGCTCGGCGGACAACGCCATCGTCACGACGGCTCCATATCTCGAATGGAGCGACGTGCCGCTGGCCCAGTTGCTCACCGACCGGACCGGCCTCCCCGTCGTCATCGAGAACGACGTCGTGGCGGTGACGGAGGCCGAGCACTGGTTCGGCGCGGGCCGGCAGTGCGAGCGATTCGCCGTCATCACCATCGGTGTGGGCATCGGCTACGGTCTCGTGGTGCACGACCGGTTGGTTCTCAGCCCTGACATGGGCATCGGACTCGTTGGCCATCTGCCGCTCGATCCGATGGGCCCCCTGTGCCCCTCAGGCCACCGCGGCTGTTCGTACGCGATGTTGTCGATCGGGGCCATCTGCTCGTCGGTCTCGGTAGCACACAAGCGCCAGCTCTCGTACGACGAATGCCTCGACCTCGCGGAGTCGGGCGACCCCGCCGCTCGCCGGGTGGTCGATGACGCCGGGAGCGCGCTCGGCGAGATGGTCGCCCTCGTAGGCAATCTGACGATGCCACACAAAGTCATCATCGCCGGCGACGGCGTACGGCTTGCCCACGTCGCCCACGTCGCGATACAGCGCCGCATCGAACAACAACGCGACCCACAGGCGAGCCCGATCGAGATCGACGTCCGGGAGTTCGGCTTTCTCGAGTGGGCTCGAGGGGCGGCGGTCATCGCCATCCAGAAGTACGTGCTGGACGAGCTCTCGCAATGA